A stretch of the Opisthocomus hoazin isolate bOpiHoa1 chromosome 2, bOpiHoa1.hap1, whole genome shotgun sequence genome encodes the following:
- the NVL gene encoding nuclear valosin-containing protein-like isoform X2, whose translation MRSRPGHFVDLRLKQRVKQYLASSKCGQYVDIGILASDLQKTYSAEYGRRKRNAFRIQVGKVFGIISNEKEREDLAVLEAEHVAKRARQQEKNETAESATDVSDYDDYPEDLSANHMNSSLLSLYKKGNPDSVPTTPKHEPMETPHPMQTPPPQTSTVSPGTRVETCVSEGGWFTDKTPCGRDFFTDFSEGGEGDEKKLISEKSTEFSVLESERKKTKGKKAKRKKEEFPDVDGEIDAVLLKGKVRNKGPELYHPSLKFEDVGGNDETLKEICKMLIHVRHPEVYNHLGVVPPRGFLLHGPPGCGKTLLAQAIAGELELPMLKVAATEMVSGVSGESEQKLRELFEQAVSSAPCVLFIDEIDAITPKREVASKDMERRIVAQFLTCMDDLNNMAATTQVLVIGATNRPDSLDPALRRAGRFDREICLGIPDEAAREKILRTLCRKLKLPESFDFRHLAHLTPGYVGADLMALCREAAICTVNRVLIKSDKQKRKHINTGGNAAESMGIGTDILVEEETKQLELPPKDELQRLLDLLKKQDPLPEELLHKLCIEMNDFVVALASVQPSAKREGFVTIPDVTWADIGALEDVREELTMAILAPVRNPEQFKALGLTTPAGVLLAGPPGCGKTLLAKAVANESGLNFISVKGPELLNMYVGESERAVRQVFQRARNSAPCVIFFDEVDALCPRRSDRESGASVRVVNQLLTEMDGLENRQQVFIMAATNRPDIIDPAILRPGRLDKTLYVGLPPPEDRLAILKTITKDGTRPPLDSDVSLEEIAYSQHCDCYTRNQDFPKTLRRSF comes from the exons ATGCGCAGCCGACCGGGGCACTTCGTGGACCTGCGGCTGAAGCAGCGTGTTAAGCAG TATCTTGCAAGTAGTAAATGTGGCCAGTATGTTGACATTGGAATTCTAGCATCTGATTTGCAGAAAACATACAG tgcagagtATGGacgaagaaaaagaaatgcttttagaATACAAGTTGGAAAAG tatttggaATAATCAGTAATGAAAAAGAACGCGAAGATTTAGCAGTTCTAGAAGCTGAACATGTGGCAAAAAGAGCAAgacaacaggagaaaaatga GACTGCAGAAAGTGCCACAGATGTCTCTGATTATGATGATTATCCAGAAGATCTA TCTGCAAATCACATGAACAGTTCCCTGCTGAGCTTATACAAGAAAGGAAATCCCGATTCTGTTCCAACCACTCCAAAACATGAACCAATGGAAACGCCTCATCCTATGCAAACACCCCCACCTCAAACAAGCACTGTCTCACCAGGAACAAGAGTCGAAACATGTGTCTCTGAAGGTGGCTGGTTCACTGATAAAACTCCGTGTGGAAGAGActtcttcactgacttttctGAGGGTGGAGAAGGAGATGAAAAGAAACTGATTTCTGAG AAATCAACAGAATTTTCTGTCTTGGAGagtgaaagaaagaagacaaagggtaagaaagcaaaaagaaaaaaagaagaatttccaGATGTAGATGGAGAAATTGATGCCGTCTTACTTAAAGGGAAAG TTAGAAATAAGGGACCAGAGCTTTACCACCCTtcattgaagtttgaggatgtaGGAGGCAATGATGAAACTTTAAAG GAAATATGCAAGATGCTCATTCATGTCCGTCATCCCGAAGTCTATAACCACTTAGGTGTGGTTCCACCTCGTGGCTTTCTTTTACACGGACCACCAGGATGTGGAAAGACACTACTTGCACAGGCAATCGCTGGG GAGCTTGAGCTCCCAATGCTGAAAGTGGCAGCAACGGAGATGGTGTCTGGAGTGTCAGGGGAATCTGAGCAGAAACTGAGAGAATTGTTTGAGCAGGCTGTG TCTAGTGCACCGTGTGTCCTTTTCATTGACGAGATTGATGCGATCACCCCAAAAAGAGAAGTTGCATCGAAGGACATGGAGCGGAGAATTGTTGCTCAGTTCCTAACTTGTATGGATG aCTTGAATAACATGGCTGCCACCACCCAGGTCCTTGTTATTGGAGCAACTAACAGACCTGACTCGCTGGACCCTGCACTGAGGCGAGCTGGGAGATTTGATCGAGAAATTTGTTTAGGGATCCCAGATGAAGCGGCAAGAGAAAA AATCCTCCGGACTTTGTGTCGAAAACTTAAGCTCCCAGAGTCCTTTGATTTTCGTCATTTAGCACATCTGACTCCAGGTTATGTAGGTGCTGATCTGATGGCACTTTGTCGTGAGGCGGCTATATGCACAGTGAACAGGGTCCTGATAAAATCTGACAAGCAGAAAAGGAAGCACATAAACACTGGAGGAAATGCAGCTGAAAGCATGGGAATAGGAACAGACATCCTGGTGGAAGAGGAAACCAAACAACTAGAACTTCCTCCTAAG GATGAATTGCAGAGACTTTTAGATTTGCTGAAGAAGCAAGACCCCTTGCCTGAGGAGCTGCTGCACAAGTTGTGCATCGAGATGAATGATTTTGTTGTTGCACTGGCGTCAGTGCAACCCTCTGCCAAGAGAGAAGGCTTTGTCACAATTCCTGATGTGACATGGGCAGATATCGGAGCCCTGGAGGATGTTCGGGAGGAGCTGACTATGGCAATATTG GCACCTGTGCGAAACCCAGAGCAGTTTAAAGCTCTGGGCCTGACTACTCCAGCTGGTGTCCTGCTTGCGGGGCCTCCTGGATGTGGCAAAACACTGTTGGCTAAG GCCGTGGCAAATGAGTCTGGACTGAACTTCATATCTGTGAAAGGTCCTGAACTGCTTAATATG TATGTTGGTGAAAGTGAACGTGCTGTACGTCAGGTATTCCAGCGTGCCAGGAATTCAGCCCCTTGTGTTATATTTTTTGATGAAGTTGATGCTTTGTGTCCTCGGAGGTCTGACCGTGAA TCAGGAGCCAGTGTCCGAGTTGTTAACCAGTTACTCACAGAGATGGATGGTCTGGAGAATCGTCAGCAAGTTTTCATTATGGCTGCCACAAACAGGCCAG ATATAATTGACCCAGCTATCCTGCGTCCTGGTAGACTGGATAAGACACTCTATGTGGGTTTGCCACCACCTGAAGATCGACTTGCCATTTTAAAGACCATCACCAAA